Within Montipora foliosa isolate CH-2021 chromosome 3, ASM3666993v2, whole genome shotgun sequence, the genomic segment TATCATaaatgataaataattattatatggcttgtgtttgtagccgatataacacgcgctctgattggctaattgtgactgaattgtagggcattattctcccgtaatgcccatgggccgattacgggcttgcaaaaacaaagcaaaaggtaatgaaaaagccatataataaactacttactaaccgagctagcttgagccatactggggaatattggccctcggtagtttttgtacggacctcgctgcgctcggtcagTACTGACACGACcgcgggccaatattccccagaaCGGCCCTcgtgctcggttagtaagaagttattattgGAGATACAGTGTATCACATGTACTTGAGCCTGAGTACAATGTACATCAGGGTTCGTACGggtcatggaaaacctggaaagtcatggaattgaagtatttcagtttccaggcctggaaagtcatggaatttaattgtcggtcatggaaagtcatggaaaattatAGTTACGTGTGGTTATCGTAAATTATTGCAGAAGTGgaagcaaggacaaaataaaatgcaggcgagttatgtcagaaaatacCCCAAAAACAAGgacgattttgacaattttcgaAACTGGCAGTTAAACTTTAGGTCATGGAAAACTGCAAAAAGTCATGGAAAAGGTCATGGAATGtcatgaaatttgaaaaactctTAAGAGTACGAACCCTGTACATgtgcatgtatgtatgtcaCACTTTTGTAAGCAATCATTAATGAATGAATGCCGTATAGCACAGCTTTCGTCAACCGCAACACATACGTTACACCAGACAAAATGACATCAGTCCGACCTCCTCAACTGTTACCACTGCGATAATATGTACAGTACATATTAGAGGGACTTCTGAAACTATCACACGCATACTGCAAACTTATGTCAATATACACTGTAAATGTTGCCCACAGAATGTACAGGCCATTTCGGAATTGCGCAGGGAGCTGGggcaagtttcaaatttgaaccaatcgataaattgacaccaccATATCAAATACATGTATACCGTTGAGATCGGCCATCTGTTCGAGTTTAATGGTTTTGGGTCAAgcagagaccaagttacggacttaACATACTAActaaaaatccatacaaacgtctctaattttgaggctgcatCCCCCAACACCATATTCATTGTAAACTCTTTAAAATGTATATCAGatttgggacaactggaaaatcctgtCATGGACCTACTATTTGAAAGCACGTGTggtgaaaatcactttgtttgcctattaattttttatgaatattacagaaatcgcAAGAAATTTTGAGAGTTTATATGGGTTTGGGGGATGCAGGCTCAAAATTTTAGACGTTTTTATGGATTTTTGACTGTGTTTTTAAGTCTGTAAGTTCGTACCTGTTCGACCTACACTGTAAAAGCATCAAACATGGACAAATTcccaatctcaatgttatctttcgtgtgatggtgtcaatttatcgactggttcaaatttgaaactcaccCCAGTTTCCTGTgcaattccggaatggcctatAACGAATTTACAGTGCTTACTACATGTAACTAATGTCAAAGACAGACGACCCCAAGGACAGACAGGGAACAGTACACAAGATCACATGCTGTGATTGTGAGGCCACTTTTATTGAGAAATCTGCAGGAACCTAAACACATGACTTACTGAACACAAACGAGTGACTAAGAATGGTGATCTCAATAATATTGTTGCTGAACATCATTCCACCACAACATAGACCAGAGCATCCCTACCGGTATTCGTTTTAGTTTCCAACCATTGCTAGACTCTAAAGATGACATCCGCTCGGGTTGTGGAAATGTCTGTCACTGCCAGGGAcactttcactttcactttcaccCTACTTTCACCCAGACGATCAAATTCCATTGAGGCATTATTGAGCAGACGATCAAATTCCATTGAGgcattattgttattttaattaccagtacttattttacttatttattttttgttcttaAGGTGTACCCTGTAAATGCTGCTGCAGTCTACCCCTATGAGAGCAAAAGTCAAGGAAATCTGACTTTCAAGGCAGGAGATATTGTCACACTTATTGATGCCAGGTATGTACATACATCAGTGCAAAAAGTAATTTCTGTGCGAATATTCTGTTTTTCAGTAAATCATGTGTATCATATCGCTCTTGCAGACTGTTAACTTACATGTACAGGTACACTAAGTTGTATATTTTCTTAGGAGTTCTCCTTGCTCTTGTATCACACTTTGACTACAGTGTTTATGACAGTAATAGTTATTATTGTTGGGTGTTAAAGATAGTGACAAGCAAGGATTCAGTGTATTACGATGtacttaatttaattaattaaaaccctttgacacgcaaaccggcctaaactggccagatgTAGTATTTTACagtaacgccagatgattttacttgtcaatggggaacccctgggagtcaagaGGTTACTTGCTCTGTAAAGTGTATTatattgtatattattattttgtagtaatgataatgatgatgatgatgatagaaataataataccaaTAAGTTGGCGAGTACCTTCTGAGGAGCCCTTTCATGCACTGTACTCTAATTCTGAGGTAACCTGGAACCTGATGGCACGAGTTAAATCTCCTGCATTGACACCGTCGTGgctacacccccccccccccccccccctcaggAAACTTTTAAAATAGAACACTCAGTAACGCTGTTTgcagtgtttctggaacccaatAATCGGTTCCCtaggcaaggctggagttcatTCTCAAATTCCACTCCAGGGAGCTGGGTTGCGATCCAACAAACACAGCTCACTTGCAGAGATACCTCGAGGATTTGAGGCTGGACCACTTTTTTGGGAGATGATTTCTCCCACCACAGTCCCAACCTTTTGTCTTTCTGTCACAAAATTGtcataaagttgaaaattttgtgTTCTGTTCTTTTTCAGCCGTGATGTCGCTTGGTGGAAAGGACAGAACATGAGGACTAAACAAGTCGGAATGTTTCCCTCAGAACTTGTGGACAGTGGATTAAGACGAGGTATGTTTAGCGGCTCTCATAATTTCCTGGCCAACGCCATCTTGCCAAGATCACTCACATTCCGCGAACAATTTCGAGTGTTGAACTGTTTTCTGCATTCTTTTGTACTTCTTCATGTAAATAAAGGAAATCATACTGTAATAGGTACATtaattatatagatactgatgaaatactggtaggattttcctttttactACAATATCATATCTTAaccgcgcgcagtgaagatattaatgtgaggatataggtgtcgtcGTGCTAACTAACACGATTATCCAATAAAAGCGAGCTTCCCCTTCGTTGTGAGATACTTTAGTGCGGTAATATAATTGTTATCCACTACATAACAAATTTACTGTATGGCTCAATATGGCATGATCATGATTTCTCTTTCGTAACTTTCATaccttgtttcatgttacacaacatgcattTTTTAGCGGTCGATGACCACTTTTTCACCATTTCGAAAATAaaggaaacaagttgtttttaatctggacatttcatcagtatctgcATAATAAACAGACCATTACGTGGCCGCTTTTGGGTATCCatctccgccaaaattcaaacttgttgttCTTAAACCCAAAtcttgggtagactttcatatacctgaCCACAAtggcggaagacaaaagaagtattgttattctgattaggccttattgattaggtattgttaggttcgctttgttcttttatttattcaatttgtcaattcaaacattcaattcggccATCCAAACTTTCAGTTCGGTAACTGAAACACTATTCGTCATTTAAACATTCAATttggcaattcaaacattcaatttgtcaatcaaacattcaattcgtgGCCTTACTGCAGAGaaccctgccacctcgaagctataacctaaattgggtggatacgcggatacgcagtggaaacaCACGAGCTTGATGTATAAGCGGACACGCACTCGTTTTCCTTGGGCTCTCAGTATTTCTCCTTTTTGAAGCGCTAAACAAAAGGAGCGATGGAgattgatgtatatgtatttctcgttcataaagcacgatgatcgacTCGAGTTTAAAACAATGATGTATCTTAGAGGttcgtgcaaacgctcgcaacattgttgggcccaacatgttgcgagcgtttgcacaccatgttgtgtgttgttgcgtgttgttgcgacttgatGGAAGTTGTtagatgaagtttgaaactggccaacaagtgccaacatttctattgtttcgcggtcatcgaagcgtggtccaacaatgttgcatcaACCAATGTTGCACCGGTGCACGCGCACtgcatgccacgtatccacacaaatacatgcgaacaagaaatcaacatggcgtcggtgatggaaaacgtccccgagtcctttgtattcttttctaaagacccaacatgttgtgacttgtttcgagcgtttgcacacatcggctaacatcgcgcaacaagagacaacattgttgggcccaacaatgttgcgtgttgttgcgagcgtttgcacggtcCTTAAAGCGCGATCAATCGCCTTGTtaatatgtatttctcgttctagCCTTCATTTTACGgctcggttaactacacttttcttgaaatagcactcgattcctgattATTAAGCCTAaacgctcgtttcagtgattagaccTGAGCACTCGttaaattttatctttcatttGCGGTTCGGTAGACtaaactttttacgagatcgtgtgaaaaacaaagcactcgtttattgattaagcctatgcgctcgtttcagtgattaggcctaagcactctcgtaataCGAAATTTTAGCTtccattttgcggttcggttaactacacttttcacgagattgtgtgatcTCTTCGCTGTCCGACACCAACAAGAACTTTACATTTACGTACCCTCTAAAGCAATTTTTTCACTGCGTATCCACTCAGAAATATACTTACCATCTCTCAAGACAGAGAGGGTCTTACCCGATGCGTATCCACTCAGAAATGTACTTTTAATTTTGTTGGTTAAAAGATAATCGTGCACAGGCGGCACGCATCTTATAAACATTTCTTCCCCGTGCAACATGAAAGGCAAGAGTTTTGACCACAACTTGAGGATACCAGAGTAGAGTGTTCGTTCGCGAtttctcattttcattttctcccctgaATTAAGCgtcgttccgaccagtgtcatttttgaggaactataCCACATCCTTgccatattaaaaaggttgaaatagtcacgaagcgattacaataacgtgaattttgagatgacgttctcgttgctttCGCCGTCGGTTACCACGAGAACAtgaaattcatatcttcgagctaacgtttaattttcttttcattgtaTAGACAAGAGTGTCTTATTCaccatttttctttctaacaccgagcacaaactttatcgcaaattcttgcagctcggCGGCAGgaatttcttccattttcgcATTTGTTCATCTCTTGCAAGGAACTCCTTGAATAACTTTAAGTTGTATGGAGTTTTATTCTACGTGTTAGCATTTTCTTCGACTGCgaccagtctctcttttgctctaaatcgctgAAACAAAACGAACACTTCAAAATTGCTGAaactgcgggtcgcaaatactGCGGGCGTTTCTTAGAGCGAATAGAGAGACTGCAGTGGTTTCATATTGCGTTTTGGAACCCCAGTGACAGATTGACAGCTCTCATCATCCTGCCTGCTATGCCTATTTGGAAAATATCCTCGCGGGAATCAATGAGCGTTTTGTGCCGATAATTTATATGTGAGTTATGTTCGTTCGCCAACGAGACTTGAATACCGTGTAGCAATTTTAGTTTGCTGGGTTTAATTTTTGCTGCTTAATCCGCAAGAATATCTTGCTACACTGTAAGGTGATTCGCGATGATTCCACGCCaagaaaaacagcaacaaaTAAAGAGCCGTCCATGTCGGATTTTTGCCGTTTTTGTACTGAGAGTtccttcaaaataatttatggcaATTTTCCATCCAAAAGCAGCGCCGGTGAGCCTTCAGAAGCCCAACAACCGAAGACATCGTTCGTGAGCAtgcaaaggcgggaaatgaCGTCTCAATACACTCACTAGTGAGGATATGGAAAATACGcaactcgggtcccggatgtataAATTTAATGACTGGTATATTTTCCTGTAAAACACTCCTgtgtataattataataaagagAAACACTTAATTGATACCGGAAAGAAACAACGTGCCTATTCTGAGAGAAATGTTCATGGATATAACATGTTCAAGTCTAGTTCTAACATTCATTTTTCAACTTGCAGCTGTTTCTCCACCAAGTCTTCCAATTTCACCAAAACAAAGGTATGTCTTGTATTTGCTGGACATTGTGCTACGTCGACTCATTTGTTCCTCGTTTACTCCACATGTTTCAATCCTTGTCCTTTAGACATTTTTTTATGGGATTCAAATGAAACTTTTTGACTTGTGCATTGAtctcttttttttgtcttttcctgAATGTATAGAAATATGTCAAAAGCAGCAAGAAAAAAGTGCAACAAGGTTACGAACTGTGGTAAGACCCTAGCCTGTATGCGTTTTCTTCGTCAGAGCATGTCATCAGAGCACCAACTAATGTTCAGCAGTTAACATCAACATCCTGTGATTGCTACAAGAAACCCAAGTTACGTCTAAACCTTAACGTgagaatagaccactttcataaatggcgactgATTTCTATtctattgtatttatgttaattgaacctactggcctcattttggGTAACATGTTCTATTGAATTTTGCCTATCATATCGAGGCtggaaaggcttattagcattaaaacaagaGAGTATTTTATTGGGAcgccattatgaaaaaggtATATAGCTCTGTTATGTATGGCCGTGAAATGTACAAAGATGTATCCTCTTAGAAAGCAAACATATACGCTCTGTCCTCATTTGTTTATTCCCAGCGAAAAGAACGGCATTTACACATACTTGTATACTTAAAAACCACACTCTTGAACTGAATTACGGTCACCTCGCCACCAGCAAAGCTGCCATCAAGAGTCATGTTTATGACTGCTCTGTGTTTCTGTTTTGTCATTCAGATTGTGGAAGTGTTCATATCTACGAAACTCCTGTCCTCTGGGATTCAGCAAGCTTTTCCACGACCAACAGCACTGTAAGTTCTTCACGGTCAAGTTTCTCTATTGAGAGTGACTTAACCTCTTCAATCGACGTTGACAGTGGCTACTCCTCTAGTGTAGACATTAGAAGGAACAACCTTTCATATGGTGAAAATAGCCCCGAACAGAGGAAAGGCCCCTTGGGTGCATCATACGAGAACACGAGCGTTGTGACTCCCAACGCCAGGGGCCCAGATATTGGTTATGAGTTTATGTCCCCAGCTTCTAGCAATGGCCCTATGTCGAGTCCCATTCCCATTCCAAAACAGATGCCTGGGGAACCAAGGTACGTCGTAAGGGAACACAACGTCCTGACTACCCCTGTGTTGTCTGCCAACAAATGCCCTCTGGATTTAAGCAGCCTTTCGGATTCTCAGTTCGATGCAAAGTCGTCAGTCTTACTCGCTTCGAAGTCTTCACAGTCGCTTTCAAAGAGCTTAGCACCGGTTTTTCAGAAAGTAGCACCTCCTTCAAAGAGTTCAGTTGCAAGTACCGAAGAAATGTTCGCTGTGGAAAGCCACACCTCACGGCGAGAGACGGTGGCAGACAGGTCGATTTCTAGTTCTTCAAGGACACAAGATGAAGATGATATTTATGTCGAGTTGTCAAGGCCCAAGCCAAATGCCACACCTGTTTCTTTGGGAAACACAGCCAACAGAACCTCTTCAAGGGATTCGTCAAAGCCCGACATTGAGAATCTATATGAGAACCACTTTCCTGAGAAAGGGCAGATGGGCCGAAACACCAAGAATGAGCAAGCCAAAGGCATGTCAAGTTCTCAGCCACAGGGCAACAAGTCAGCTGCTGTATCACAAAGAAACTACTATGACAACCACAACTTGCAATCATCAAAGTCTGCCTTGAGCCCTCCAGACTCGCGTTATGATAACTGGAAGATATCAAACGGCTCGTTCGACAAGTGTGATGAACGTCAGTCTCTTTATGAGAACGTTGAAGTGTCAAATGGTGAAGAAAGGAGCCACGGGAATGGATCCTTTTTCAGCCCCGAGAAAAGTGAATCCTCGGCCGTGGTTGCTAATTTGAGACAGAATTATGAGAATTGCCTCCCCAAATCGGCCAAATCGAGATACGAAAATTTTACTCCAAAGCACTTGCAAGCTGGTGTTGACAACGTTGTTGAGCAAGGAAGTAGAGGCAAGATATTGGACGAGAAATGTGAAGGCTTGACTGAATCTTTAAGAGAACTGATTTCACAAAACAGGGACGAAAACTGTGGCAGTGCCAAAAGGCTGTCGTGTTCACTACCAGAAAATTCTCACTGTATTGATGTGATCTCCGATAGCAATGAATCTATGAGAATGATCCTGGAAAAACGGAACCCTGTACTCAAGAATGCGGAAAGTGTTATTCTTACGGAACAAAGAAATTGTTCTGTTGAAGAAAAAGCTGATCTTGTCCGTCAAGTGTCTTTTACTGGCGAATTTGGTGACGTCCATCCCGTGCCTCCTCCAAGAAGGAAGCGTGATTTGCGTTTAGGAATAATACCCTCAACGGAAAGATGGTCAGTTCCTCTCGATCCTGAAATCGCAAGTGTGCTGAGACGGCGGTACAGTGGAACAGCTGACACAACTAATGGCGAACCTGTCGTTTCATCTTCTCAAATAAAACATATAGAAGCTGAGAGGCCAGCTTTGCCTCCACGTGTCCAAGATAACAAGGTTCATAAAAATTCATATGAAAACGTCGTGTTACAAACTTCGAAGTCTACCGAACAGGCGGCCTCAAGTTGCCCACCGGAGCTTcatttgaagaagaaacaaaCCACAGAAAGCGAAATCTCCAATGTGGCTAGTACTCGACCAAGAGCACACCATTACGAAAATGTGGACTTAGTGAGTACATTACAGGTTGATGCCGGTGAAAGTGCCACGCCAGACCTTTGCGTCCCCCCTTTGCTGCCAAGGAAAATGTCACGGAAGAATGGATATATCTGTGGTATCACACCAGGTTAATGGGAACACTAGTGCTCCCCAAGAAGAATCCacgtaaaataattttattcctCGTTATCAATCGAAGCGTTCAATTGAATGACAAAAATTAGAGATTTCAAATCATTGGACATTTTAGTAACGAAACGTACTGTTCAATAGCATTTGTGTTCTGCCGTTCGCAAGACACTACTGTTAGTCAGTATCACCCATCTAGTGGACTAATGCGCTACTAGAGTAACGCTACTAGAGTaacgaaaagcgtgacgctttctttcgttttcttcccaaataaacatttcttcaacttgcatttgctaactctattattgccttttctgtccgactagttgggtggtACTGAAataattagacccttcgccctcgaGGGCctcgggtcaatagcccatttggctAGCCCgtaagggctacgggtctaattttTTATAGACGATGTTTTATACAAATGTGGTAAGGTTATTTAAAGACAATTACATTTGTTTCTTACTTTATGTGGACAtactttgttttatttattaattttaattatttgctTATTTACAATGCTCGAAAATGTGTCCATAGCTTCCTAGAAATACACTAGCTGTTGTGGAGGAGTTCGTGGAAAATACACGCAATATTCCAGGATCTCCTCGGCTTGTATCAATTTCTACTCAATGGCCAGTTTACATGAGTTAATGAAAATGGCTTTTTGCATTAGGTCATTTAGTGCTTCATGTAAATAGCAAGGAATTTTATCGTTACTATTTCTTTGTCAGTCAGAGAAGTTAAGAAATGATAAGTAATATAACTTAGAGGCTGTGTCTCTTAAGAGTGTAAGTTggcgttttcaactttttccaAGGTTATCAATGAAATAATTAGTTTTTGTAACGGAATTGAAAATAAGCAAGGAAAGGTTCACCTCATTTTCGTTGAATACCAATTAAGatgttaattattttttaatggaTGGCACgtaaacattatttttattactgGTATATTTTAGTGAGGCTGTTTATTTAGAACCTCAACTCTGCAAAAAAGTAACTGGAGGAAATAATCGTTCTAATCAAGTTAActtgatttttctttcaaaaaaattgttccAGAAATAATAGTTTGGGGACGGTTAGTTTCCCTCCAAATTTCCTTGGCGCAGGGATTATAAATACCGAACGTGTTACGGTTGTCCTATTGGTTTTGCACAAAGAGATTTCATGCGACTGTAACCTTCTACAATTTTTATTATAGAGACACCTCGGTGggaaagttaaaaacaaaaataagcgattcTGAATTTCATTCATTCTGGGAACAAACGCTCTTTTTGAAAGTATGCTTGCAAAAAATTTGGTAATTGTAAATATAATTTCCTGTGGGCCAAGGTTACTTATTTGTTGGAGAGGAAATTTGCAGTAAAATGGGAAGTTGACTTTTCTTAAGCAATGGCTGCTTAAACAAAGCCAACATCTCTTGATATTAACATTTTTTTATTCTCACATTTGGTGTTGATGTAACTTAGGAATAAGTCAACAATACGAGTAGTTTTCAATAGGCCCGTTTCGTATtgtaacggttggactggatctagcatgaaatggaggctaatgcgggaaaattaatttgcatgtgaaaagatttgcccgcattagcctccattccatgctagatccagtccagccgtgagaattcgaaaatggtctattgagtGTATCAAAACGTTTTAACCATTCACACCACAAGAGTTTAGTGAACCAGTGAGATCAGGGGAAAAAAAACGAGAGGCCGACTTGAAGCTCGGGGAAACTTGTTCAAGTTGCTGCCACGGCACATTATTTTCTCGTTCCCTGGTTGGTGTTAAACATGGCACAAATCCGAATGCGTACTGATTAGTTAAGGAATGGAGTAACTCCGttcaaaattcaattttttttacggCTCTTTAAAAGTACAATTCTAATACTGAGTGTTAACTTTTTTCCGATAAAATCTTCATAAAGGAGTCGTCTTTCCAAGCGTACGAGTGCAATTAGAATGGAGGGATACTCTGAGTCCTTGGAATAGTGTAGTCCAGTACTTTAAATGCAATTAGGGCATACCGTATCCTCATGTAATGAAAACAGAACACGTGATCGTAAATGAAATAAGAGTGTTAAAAGTGCCCGTAAACTCTGTTTGACTTAAGTGCCTTTTCGCGATCCTCAGTAGTCAGTTAAACTCGGTTTGAGTCGGCCACGGCTGGCTGATAGATCTTTggtattgaccaagcgtgactTCGTGTATTTATGGAGCAAGAGAATAAAAGCGTAAAAGAAAGGGGCTTGGAGCAACTTTTAAGGACAAGCCTGTGAAAAACTCGCTCATTCCATAAAAATTACACCGACATCGGGAACTTGTTAGAAACGTTGGAATCAACATCAAATTGCAACCTTATGTGAACAAATGGAATCTCGGCGATTTTGAGGGACAAAGCGGCTAGTCACGGGGGTGGAGGAGGAGAAGGGAGTATTGTCGCAGTCCAAGGTTTATCCCATCTACAACCTTGGACAgattaaaatggaacagaaattcCCCCTTCCCCTAAATCAAAGATAAAGCCGCGTGAAGGCCAAAATGCGCCATTTCCCCATcgctgattttggggggaggggtggtgtcaattttccatttaatttgaccaagattgcaatcttggacagattaaaTTGGAACAGAAATGCCACCTTCCCCCttaatcaaggatgaagccacgtgaaggccaaaacgcgccattttcctaTCACTGATTTTTgggaattttccatttaattttccAAGATTGTAGTAGAGCGATCCAAACCATAAACCGTTTTTTACCGTGATAAAAGGATCAGTTTTAACGAAGCAACTGCGCCTCTCGCATCAGTGCGCTTTGGTCAACTTGAAGAAAGTAGAGTAGGTCGCTCCCTTGCTTATTTTCTAAGCTAGTGCTGGTTTTCCAAGGCTTTGGTGTTTTCGATTCCACTTCTTTTCTCCCATCTAAAGTGGACCAAGGGTAGTAGAAATTTTCCTTCAAGCAGAGTTTGACGCCACTTGAGAACTGAATCCTTTTCAGTTTTTCGTCGATCCACCCCTTGAAATTTACATGAAGGACGTACTTTTCGTCATGGAAAACACTTATTATCTTCCCTGACGTCTCTCAGGAAAAACTCAGGCGAAATACCCAAAGATGTATTCCACAAACAAAAACTGCTGCTGTTTTGTAAGCGTTGCTACAGCATGGCTTTCCCTAGGGAGAGGGTACAAAATTGCACCTTATCGGAAAATTTCGGAAAAATACCGGTTACTTTGGATCGCCTCGAGACTTCGGCTGTAGTTTGTTTACTGACAGCTGATGATAACTCCGTGGCTTCCCAATTTGTCCGTATCCGAACTTCGacatttttaataaaaactcATTCTTCAGATTCTATTTCATCTAAAAGTCTATGTTTATGGATCTCAGTTGAATTTTGCTGTATTGTTCAACTGTCCTTAAACTGTCCTTGTAACATCTCGTGCATTCGAATTCTTAGCCAAGGTGCAACAGCTAGGCCACATGCGATAGTATTCCATCCTGAAAGTCCTGTTGAGGACTCCATATATGATTGGATTAATCACAGCACTTATGGAAACTAAGAAAACATCAGAAAGATACACTCGTCTGGGCAAAGAGTGATTTCCTGTGACGGAGTCAGTGAATTCAATAACGAACACTGGAATCCAACAAACTGAAAAGCCGAGAACAATTGCGAATAATGTTTGAGTGATGCGGATTTCTTCGACGCTAAGCCTTGGAGGTGGAATATTTCGATTTGTGCAATCCGCGAAAGAAAATCGTTGTCGATGTTTCTGCACAATCAAGAAAACTTTAGAATAACAGAAAATGATCACAGTGAATGGGAGAACGACAATTACCAACCCAAGGAAACCGGTGTAAATATTGTCAGTGATCTGGTTATGGAACTCTAACACACAGGTTATTTTTTCGGGATGAAAGTGAAAATATCCCCAGCCAGTAATTAGAGGCAAACCAAGCAACAGTGCTGCGGAAGACATAACCACCAGCAAGGAGAAAACTACAAACTGCCTCGTGAAGATCCTGCGGAAGAG encodes:
- the LOC137997604 gene encoding uncharacterized protein: MDKSDAEELGKVKNLLRDIQLDQFYRQIHGKLHISRLSHFEYVTEKDLDDLGMAKPEQRRLFEALKKAKKKPLFSSFRRKKTKKADSHIEALVEHMSCYGVAGDTLTCLISEQSLTFYEMLGNGAFGYVRRGKWAKDSRKKLNVAVKCLKAWNDQAFQQMQMEFIKEANAMSLLDHPHIIRLHGIVLSVPMMLVTELAPLGCLLARLRDEPHNFAVSGLSEFAVQIASGMAYLESHRFVHRDLAARNLLLESYEKVKIGDFGMMRVLSGEDDHYTMHPSGKIPFAWCPQEVLKFRKFSHASDVWAFGITIIELFSYGMEPWPGLNGAEVLDKVDMPLCDRPKKPDHCPSDIYNILTSCCWAHEPHQRARFSVLKKMLEEVYPVNAAAVYPYESKSQGNLTFKAGDIVTLIDASRDVAWWKGQNMRTKQVGMFPSELVDSGLRRAVSPPSLPISPKQRNMSKAARKKCNKVTNCDCGSVHIYETPVLWDSASFSTTNSTVSSSRSSFSIESDLTSSIDVDSGYSSSVDIRRNNLSYGENSPEQRKGPLGASYENTSVVTPNARGPDIGYEFMSPASSNGPMSSPIPIPKQMPGEPRYVVREHNVLTTPVLSANKCPLDLSSLSDSQFDAKSSVLLASKSSQSLSKSLAPVFQKVAPPSKSSVASTEEMFAVESHTSRRETVADRSISSSSRTQDEDDIYVELSRPKPNATPVSLGNTANRTSSRDSSKPDIENLYENHFPEKGQMGRNTKNEQAKGMSSSQPQGNKSAAVSQRNYYDNHNLQSSKSALSPPDSRYDNWKISNGSFDKCDERQSLYENVEVSNGEERSHGNGSFFSPEKSESSAVVANLRQNYENCLPKSAKSRYENFTPKHLQAGVDNVVEQGSRGKILDEKCEGLTESLRELISQNRDENCGSAKRLSCSLPENSHCIDVISDSNESMRMILEKRNPVLKNAESVILTEQRNCSVEEKADLVRQVSFTGEFGDVHPVPPPRRKRDLRLGIIPSTERWSVPLDPEIASVLRRRYSGTADTTNGEPVVSSSQIKHIEAERPALPPRVQDNKVHKNSYENVVLQTSKSTEQAASSCPPELHLKKKQTTESEISNVASTRPRAHHYENVDLVSTLQVDAGESATPDLCVPPLLPRKMSRKNGYICGITPG
- the LOC137997610 gene encoding melatonin receptor type 1A-A-like; translated protein: MASNSTWPANPYEDLKAILKSRSTAEYALETTLYFFINLMALLGNLVVCFIFYKNPLFRSVTYLYIFALAVSDVAISAFCMPLVWGVLLVGEWRYSAVVCAIHGFMVLFLAFVSLQTIALLAFNRYCRVVKPWLFRRIFTRQFVVFSLLVVMSSAALLLGLPLITGWGYFHFHPEKITCVLEFHNQITDNIYTGFLGLVIVVLPFTVIIFCYSKVFLIVQKHRQRFSFADCTNRNIPPPRLSVEEIRITQTLFAIVLGFSVCWIPVFVIEFTDSVTGNHSLPRRVYLSDVFLVSISAVINPIIYGVLNRTFRMEYYRMWPSCCTLAKNSNARDVTRTV